The proteins below come from a single Mytilus edulis chromosome 5, xbMytEdul2.2, whole genome shotgun sequence genomic window:
- the LOC139524649 gene encoding 2-(trimethylamino)ethylphosphonate dioxygenase-like isoform X3: MLIQISSNDKVKLLQNLYMMYSSASAKKKPSNYIMRSLHYASLKRVLKCRLPYSLKAQNLVRQSSSFFLCQDKGTLHSKISYCSINSRNLSSNASSDVTTDIRDGGKSLAIDFKQKEPMIFPSVWLRFNCHCPSCKQQHSGQRLVDVADIDIDTLVKSTEISENGDVLHIEWTDHKGQIPIKFLKENKLSVSESGEKFSWILDDDLTITKMTYSDMISNDTNKARFLREINERGLCLLTGVPTEEDMVARVAENFAPVQRTIYGLTFPVRDVPNPINIAYSTAYLPLHNDLHHYESGPGLFFLHCQEFEECVEGGESILLDVNRVAEEFRIQHPEDFKILTQNAVTIQKVHYERDWPVDMTYKRPHIKLNDKDEIVAVCWAPPFEAPFSGKLEDVEPYYKAYHKFAKAVKYSPNIFKFKLRPGDCIVFNNRRILHGREEFVSNGGSRYLQGCYINIDEFKSQVKVLCKLSGDHRPVKPVGNGCWITC, from the exons atgttgaTTCAAATCtcttcaaacgataaagtaaaacttcttcaaaacttatatatgatgtatagttcggcgtccgcaaaaaagaagccaag CAATTATATCATGAGGAGTTTACATTATGCAAGCTTGAAAAGAGTGTTGAAGTGTCGGCTGCCATATTCATTGAAAGCTCAGAACCTAGTTCGCCAAAGTTCATCATTCTTCCTATGTCAGGACAAAG GTACACTGCATTCAAAGATTTCATATTGTTCAATCAACAGTAGAAACCTGTCTTCGAATGCTTCATCGGAT GTGACGACTGACATAAGAGATGGCGGTAAATCACTCGCCATTGATTTCAAACAGAAAGAGCCGATGAT atTTCCTAGTGTATGGCTGAGATTTAACTGTCATTGTCCATCGTGTAAACAACAGCACAGCGGCCAAAGATTGGTGGATGTAGCTGATATTGATATTGACACGCTAGTCAAATCGACAGAGATTTCAGAAAATG GTGACGTACTGCACATAGAATGGACGGATCACAAAGGACAGATTCCCATCAAATTTCTTAAAGAGAATAAATTGTCTGTCAGTGAATCTGGAGAGAAATTTTCATGGATCTTAGATGATGATTTG ACCATTACAAAAATGACGTACAGTGATATGATATCAAATGACACTAACAAAGCACG CTTTTTACGTGAAATAAACGAACGTGGTTTGTGTCTCCTCACAGGCGTTCCTACTGAAGAAGATATGGTGGCTCGG gtAGCCGAAAATTTTGCTCCAGTACAACGTACAATATATGGATTA ACGTTCCCGGTTCGAGATGTTCCAAATCCAATAAATATTGCTTACTCTACCGCATATTTGCCCCTTCATAATGACCTACATCATTACGAGTCTGGACCAGGGTTATTTTTTCTGCATTGCCAAGA GTTTGAGGAATGTGTAGAAGGTGGTGAAAGTATTCTTCTTGATGTTAATCGTGTTGCTGAGGAATTCAGAATTCAACATCCGGAGGATTTTAAAATCTTGACCCAAAATGCAGTCACAATTCAAAAAGTTCATTATGAAAG AGACTGGCCAGTTGATATGACGTACAAAAGACCACACATAAAACTCAATGACAAGGACGAG ATTGTTGCAGTATGTTGGGCACCACCATTTGAGGCACCATTTTCGGGTAAACTG GAAGATGTTGAGCCATACTACAAGGCATACCATAAGTTTGCAAAGGCTGTGAAATACTCACCTAATATT TTCAAATTCAAGTTAAGGCCGGGAGATTGTATAGTATTTAACAATAGGAGGATTCTACACGGAAGAGAAGAGTTCGTGTCAAATGGGGGTAGCAGATATCTTCAG GGTTGCTACATAAATATCGATGAATTCAAAAGTCAAGTAAAGGTGTTGTGTAAATTATCAGGAGACCATAGACCGGTTAAACCTGTAGGGAACGGGTGCTGGATAACATGTTAA
- the LOC139524649 gene encoding 2-(trimethylamino)ethylphosphonate dioxygenase-like isoform X1, translating to MHLQFFCVFPVSVTHDICAGTSYINIVFGLLKHVKCTVTVTDFWSNYIMRSLHYASLKRVLKCRLPYSLKAQNLVRQSSSFFLCQDKGTLHSKISYCSINSRNLSSNASSDVTTDIRDGGKSLAIDFKQKEPMIFPSVWLRFNCHCPSCKQQHSGQRLVDVADIDIDTLVKSTEISENGDVLHIEWTDHKGQIPIKFLKENKLSVSESGEKFSWILDDDLTITKMTYSDMISNDTNKARFLREINERGLCLLTGVPTEEDMVARVAENFAPVQRTIYGLTFPVRDVPNPINIAYSTAYLPLHNDLHHYESGPGLFFLHCQEFEECVEGGESILLDVNRVAEEFRIQHPEDFKILTQNAVTIQKVHYERDWPVDMTYKRPHIKLNDKDEIVAVCWAPPFEAPFSGKLEDVEPYYKAYHKFAKAVKYSPNIFKFKLRPGDCIVFNNRRILHGREEFVSNGGSRYLQGCYINIDEFKSQVKVLCKLSGDHRPVKPVGNGCWITC from the exons ATGCACCTACAATTCTTTTGTGTGTTTCCCGTTTCGGTAACACATGACATTTGCGCGGGAACTTCTTACATAAACATCGtttttggattattgaaacatgtgaaatgtacTGTAACAGTTACTGATTTTTGGAG CAATTATATCATGAGGAGTTTACATTATGCAAGCTTGAAAAGAGTGTTGAAGTGTCGGCTGCCATATTCATTGAAAGCTCAGAACCTAGTTCGCCAAAGTTCATCATTCTTCCTATGTCAGGACAAAG GTACACTGCATTCAAAGATTTCATATTGTTCAATCAACAGTAGAAACCTGTCTTCGAATGCTTCATCGGAT GTGACGACTGACATAAGAGATGGCGGTAAATCACTCGCCATTGATTTCAAACAGAAAGAGCCGATGAT atTTCCTAGTGTATGGCTGAGATTTAACTGTCATTGTCCATCGTGTAAACAACAGCACAGCGGCCAAAGATTGGTGGATGTAGCTGATATTGATATTGACACGCTAGTCAAATCGACAGAGATTTCAGAAAATG GTGACGTACTGCACATAGAATGGACGGATCACAAAGGACAGATTCCCATCAAATTTCTTAAAGAGAATAAATTGTCTGTCAGTGAATCTGGAGAGAAATTTTCATGGATCTTAGATGATGATTTG ACCATTACAAAAATGACGTACAGTGATATGATATCAAATGACACTAACAAAGCACG CTTTTTACGTGAAATAAACGAACGTGGTTTGTGTCTCCTCACAGGCGTTCCTACTGAAGAAGATATGGTGGCTCGG gtAGCCGAAAATTTTGCTCCAGTACAACGTACAATATATGGATTA ACGTTCCCGGTTCGAGATGTTCCAAATCCAATAAATATTGCTTACTCTACCGCATATTTGCCCCTTCATAATGACCTACATCATTACGAGTCTGGACCAGGGTTATTTTTTCTGCATTGCCAAGA GTTTGAGGAATGTGTAGAAGGTGGTGAAAGTATTCTTCTTGATGTTAATCGTGTTGCTGAGGAATTCAGAATTCAACATCCGGAGGATTTTAAAATCTTGACCCAAAATGCAGTCACAATTCAAAAAGTTCATTATGAAAG AGACTGGCCAGTTGATATGACGTACAAAAGACCACACATAAAACTCAATGACAAGGACGAG ATTGTTGCAGTATGTTGGGCACCACCATTTGAGGCACCATTTTCGGGTAAACTG GAAGATGTTGAGCCATACTACAAGGCATACCATAAGTTTGCAAAGGCTGTGAAATACTCACCTAATATT TTCAAATTCAAGTTAAGGCCGGGAGATTGTATAGTATTTAACAATAGGAGGATTCTACACGGAAGAGAAGAGTTCGTGTCAAATGGGGGTAGCAGATATCTTCAG GGTTGCTACATAAATATCGATGAATTCAAAAGTCAAGTAAAGGTGTTGTGTAAATTATCAGGAGACCATAGACCGGTTAAACCTGTAGGGAACGGGTGCTGGATAACATGTTAA
- the LOC139524649 gene encoding 2-(trimethylamino)ethylphosphonate dioxygenase-like isoform X2 — protein sequence MIHYQNSCVCSKQVSNYIMRSLHYASLKRVLKCRLPYSLKAQNLVRQSSSFFLCQDKGTLHSKISYCSINSRNLSSNASSDVTTDIRDGGKSLAIDFKQKEPMIFPSVWLRFNCHCPSCKQQHSGQRLVDVADIDIDTLVKSTEISENGDVLHIEWTDHKGQIPIKFLKENKLSVSESGEKFSWILDDDLTITKMTYSDMISNDTNKARFLREINERGLCLLTGVPTEEDMVARVAENFAPVQRTIYGLTFPVRDVPNPINIAYSTAYLPLHNDLHHYESGPGLFFLHCQEFEECVEGGESILLDVNRVAEEFRIQHPEDFKILTQNAVTIQKVHYERDWPVDMTYKRPHIKLNDKDEIVAVCWAPPFEAPFSGKLEDVEPYYKAYHKFAKAVKYSPNIFKFKLRPGDCIVFNNRRILHGREEFVSNGGSRYLQGCYINIDEFKSQVKVLCKLSGDHRPVKPVGNGCWITC from the exons ATGATACATTATCAAAACTCATGTGTATGCAGTAAGCAGGTAAG CAATTATATCATGAGGAGTTTACATTATGCAAGCTTGAAAAGAGTGTTGAAGTGTCGGCTGCCATATTCATTGAAAGCTCAGAACCTAGTTCGCCAAAGTTCATCATTCTTCCTATGTCAGGACAAAG GTACACTGCATTCAAAGATTTCATATTGTTCAATCAACAGTAGAAACCTGTCTTCGAATGCTTCATCGGAT GTGACGACTGACATAAGAGATGGCGGTAAATCACTCGCCATTGATTTCAAACAGAAAGAGCCGATGAT atTTCCTAGTGTATGGCTGAGATTTAACTGTCATTGTCCATCGTGTAAACAACAGCACAGCGGCCAAAGATTGGTGGATGTAGCTGATATTGATATTGACACGCTAGTCAAATCGACAGAGATTTCAGAAAATG GTGACGTACTGCACATAGAATGGACGGATCACAAAGGACAGATTCCCATCAAATTTCTTAAAGAGAATAAATTGTCTGTCAGTGAATCTGGAGAGAAATTTTCATGGATCTTAGATGATGATTTG ACCATTACAAAAATGACGTACAGTGATATGATATCAAATGACACTAACAAAGCACG CTTTTTACGTGAAATAAACGAACGTGGTTTGTGTCTCCTCACAGGCGTTCCTACTGAAGAAGATATGGTGGCTCGG gtAGCCGAAAATTTTGCTCCAGTACAACGTACAATATATGGATTA ACGTTCCCGGTTCGAGATGTTCCAAATCCAATAAATATTGCTTACTCTACCGCATATTTGCCCCTTCATAATGACCTACATCATTACGAGTCTGGACCAGGGTTATTTTTTCTGCATTGCCAAGA GTTTGAGGAATGTGTAGAAGGTGGTGAAAGTATTCTTCTTGATGTTAATCGTGTTGCTGAGGAATTCAGAATTCAACATCCGGAGGATTTTAAAATCTTGACCCAAAATGCAGTCACAATTCAAAAAGTTCATTATGAAAG AGACTGGCCAGTTGATATGACGTACAAAAGACCACACATAAAACTCAATGACAAGGACGAG ATTGTTGCAGTATGTTGGGCACCACCATTTGAGGCACCATTTTCGGGTAAACTG GAAGATGTTGAGCCATACTACAAGGCATACCATAAGTTTGCAAAGGCTGTGAAATACTCACCTAATATT TTCAAATTCAAGTTAAGGCCGGGAGATTGTATAGTATTTAACAATAGGAGGATTCTACACGGAAGAGAAGAGTTCGTGTCAAATGGGGGTAGCAGATATCTTCAG GGTTGCTACATAAATATCGATGAATTCAAAAGTCAAGTAAAGGTGTTGTGTAAATTATCAGGAGACCATAGACCGGTTAAACCTGTAGGGAACGGGTGCTGGATAACATGTTAA